One genomic segment of Gopherus flavomarginatus isolate rGopFla2 chromosome 11, rGopFla2.mat.asm, whole genome shotgun sequence includes these proteins:
- the LOC127031234 gene encoding olfactory receptor 13A1-like, which yields MEPSNHTRVTEFIMQGLFDHPQHQRLIFGLFLCLYVTAIMGNSLIIGAIAIHPPLHTPMYFFIANLALVDILCSSSVLPKMLKNLLQEKKTISFDGCMAQLFAFTLSSGTELVLLTAMSYDRYVAICHPLRYVNLMSKDICISLAAGVWAVGTINSLVHTLLMVLLDFCGPNLIQHFFCEIPPVLALSCSSTYLNEIMIFMADIFLAMVNFLLTTVSYSFIIIAIFKIQSSKGKQRAFSTCSSHLLVVSLYYSTIIYTYIRPTSSYSLDKDKMVAIMYTLVTPTLNPVIYSLRNNEIKVAIRKILPFNTK from the coding sequence ATGGAACCCAGTAACCACACCAGGGTGACTGAATTCATCATGCAGGGTCTCTTTGACCATCCTCAACACCAACGGCTGATCTTTGGCCTATTCCTTTGCCTTTATGTGACTGCCATCATGGGTAATTCATTGATCATTGGGGCTATTGCCATCCACCCACCTCTCcacactcccatgtacttcttcaTTGCCAATTTAGCCCTGGTTGACATTTTGTGCTCTTCCTCAGTCCTACCAAAAATGCTGAAAAACCTGTTGCAGGAGAAGAAAACCATCTCCTTTGATGGCTGCATGGCCCAGCTTTTTGCCTTTACTTTGTCATCAGGGACAGAGCTTGTGCTTCTCACTGCTATGTCATATGACAGGTATGTTGCCATCTGCCACCCCTTGCGCTATGTCAATCTCATGAGTAAGGACATTTGCATCAGTTTAGCAGCTGGTGTCTGGGCTGTTGGTACCATCAATTCATTGGTGCACACATTACTCATGGTGCTCCTGGATTTCTGCGGACCCAACCTAATCCAGCATTTCTTCTGTGAGATCCCACCAGTGTTGGCACTGTCTTGCAGCTCCACTTATCTCAATGAAATAATGATCTTCATGGCTGACATCTTCTTGGCAATGGTGAACTTCCTGCTGACCACCGTGTCATATAGCTTCATCATCATCGCCATCTTTAAAATCCAGAGCTCcaaagggaagcagagagccttctccacctgctcctcccacctgctCGTGGTCTCCTTGTACTACTCCACCATAATCTACACCTACATCCGGCCCACTTCAAGTTACTCACTAGATAAAGACAAGATGGTGGCCATAATGTACACTCTAGTCACTCCCACCCTGAACCCTGTGATCTACAGTCTGCGCAATAACGAGATCAAAGTGGCCATAAGGAAAATCCTTCCCTTCAACACAAAATAG